One window from the genome of Acidihalobacter ferrooxydans encodes:
- a CDS encoding cbb3-type cytochrome c oxidase subunit I produces the protein MLVNLQGPWNDLAGRLGLLLIPHYNNPIIFFALMLVVVGGTAALTTITILGRWGWLWREWLTTVDHKKIGVLYILIGLVMLFRGFFDAMMIRTQQAVAVGPHSPGVLGALHGYLPPFHLDQVWTAHGMIMILLAVTPILVGLMNLIMPLQIGARDMAYPYLNALGLWLTAASAALVMIALFVGDFSHAGWVGLAPLTELAYSPGVGVDYWIWAIQIGSVGTTLAAVNIIATIIKMRAPGMSWFRLPIFTWTSMATSIIGLTSFPVLGVALSLLTLDRYLGTHFFTAGLGGDLMMYTNIFWIWGHPEVYFVVLPAFGFISEIIPTFSDKPLFGYITMVLASFSIAGVSWLVWLHHFFTMGAGPNVLAFYSIATMLVGIPTGVKVFNWLFTMYRGRIRLEVPMLWAIASVLLLIIGGMTGMMLSIPAINYIVHNSVFVIAHFHTMFMVITFASFGAIVFWWPKVFGFKLDDRLGRLFFWLFSTGTALVFLPMYTLGLMGMTRRLDYISHPSWWPLLLIEVCGIGFYLVSVFVFLGMLYISFRDRAKYAVTEADAWETSRSLEWLTNTPVPFYNFAVTPIIHAVDEVAWRREKGTLHQQPERYTDIHMPKNTGVPLIISGFALVCGFAMIWRIYWLAAASFAAIVALIIIRSFAKDTDYIIPAAEVEQLERDARRHPHPLEDETPESLGIGGGALPPDSGAPAAGRHND, from the coding sequence ATGCTAGTCAATCTTCAAGGCCCTTGGAATGATCTGGCCGGACGTCTCGGCCTGCTGCTCATCCCGCATTACAACAATCCCATTATTTTCTTTGCGCTGATGCTGGTCGTGGTCGGCGGCACCGCAGCACTGACCACCATCACGATACTCGGCCGCTGGGGCTGGCTGTGGCGCGAATGGCTGACCACTGTCGATCACAAGAAAATCGGCGTGCTGTACATCCTCATCGGCCTGGTCATGCTATTTCGCGGATTTTTCGATGCCATGATGATCCGCACCCAGCAGGCCGTCGCCGTCGGACCGCATTCGCCCGGCGTGCTCGGGGCGCTGCACGGCTATCTGCCGCCGTTCCATCTCGACCAGGTCTGGACGGCGCACGGCATGATCATGATCCTGCTGGCGGTGACACCGATCCTGGTCGGCCTGATGAACCTGATCATGCCGCTGCAGATCGGCGCGCGCGATATGGCGTACCCGTATCTGAACGCATTGGGTCTGTGGCTGACCGCCGCATCCGCGGCATTGGTGATGATCGCTCTGTTCGTCGGCGATTTCTCGCACGCGGGCTGGGTCGGGCTCGCGCCATTGACCGAACTCGCCTACAGTCCCGGTGTTGGCGTCGATTACTGGATATGGGCCATCCAGATAGGCAGCGTCGGCACCACGCTGGCCGCGGTCAACATCATCGCCACCATCATCAAGATGCGCGCGCCCGGCATGAGCTGGTTCCGCCTGCCGATTTTCACCTGGACTTCGATGGCCACCAGCATCATCGGTCTGACCTCATTTCCGGTGCTCGGCGTGGCGCTCAGCCTGCTGACGCTCGACCGCTACCTCGGCACGCATTTCTTTACGGCAGGCCTGGGCGGCGATCTGATGATGTACACCAACATCTTCTGGATCTGGGGTCACCCGGAAGTGTATTTCGTGGTGCTGCCGGCCTTCGGCTTTATTTCGGAAATCATTCCGACCTTTTCGGACAAACCCCTGTTCGGCTATATCACCATGGTGCTCGCCTCGTTCAGTATCGCGGGCGTATCCTGGCTGGTCTGGCTGCATCACTTCTTCACCATGGGCGCCGGACCCAACGTGCTGGCCTTCTACAGCATCGCCACCATGCTGGTCGGCATCCCCACCGGCGTGAAGGTCTTCAACTGGCTGTTCACCATGTATCGCGGGCGAATCCGGCTGGAAGTGCCGATGCTCTGGGCCATCGCATCGGTCTTGCTGCTGATCATCGGCGGCATGACCGGCATGATGCTGTCGATCCCGGCGATCAACTACATCGTGCACAACAGTGTGTTCGTCATCGCTCACTTCCATACCATGTTCATGGTCATCACCTTCGCGTCCTTCGGCGCCATCGTGTTCTGGTGGCCCAAGGTATTCGGCTTCAAGCTCGACGATCGCCTCGGCAGACTGTTCTTCTGGCTGTTCTCGACCGGCACCGCGCTGGTGTTCCTGCCGATGTACACCCTCGGCCTGATGGGCATGACGCGCCGGCTGGACTACATCTCGCATCCGTCCTGGTGGCCGCTGCTGTTGATCGAGGTCTGCGGCATCGGCTTCTACCTTGTGTCCGTGTTCGTGTTTCTCGGCATGCTCTACATCAGTTTCCGTGATCGCGCCAAGTACGCCGTCACCGAAGCCGACGCCTGGGAGACTTCGCGCAGCCTGGAATGGCTCACCAACACGCCGGTGCCGTTCTACAACTTCGCCGTCACGCCGATCATTCATGCGGTGGACGAAGTCGCCTGGCGGCGCGAAAAAGGCACCCTCCACCAGCAGCCCGAACGCTATACCGACATTCACATGCCGAAAAACACCGGCGTGCCGCTCATCATCAGTGGCTTCGCGCTGGTCTGCGGGTTCGCCATGATCTGGCGCATTTACTGGCTGGCCGCCGCCAGCTTCGCCGCCATCGTCGCGCTGATCATCATTCGCTCCTTCGCCAAGGATACGGACTACATCATCCCCGCGGCGGAGGTCGAGCAGCTCGAACGCGACGCGCGGCGTCATCCGCATCCGCTGGAAGACGAAACGCCGGAATCACTGGGCATCGGCGGCGGCGCGCTGCCGCCCGACTCAGGCGCTCCGGCGGCAGGACGCCACAACGACTGA
- a CDS encoding cytochrome c oxidase subunit 3, which translates to MSTHHNPAVQNDDAMWQYEDHPHDVIGTRTLGFWLYMMSDLMIFAALFATCGIYADGMHSAGSFQPGQVIDPNLALWSSGLIFASVLAYGYAMVALKKASRSGVLLGLGIAFLLGLAFLGMEWHEFSGLAHMGAIPQKSGFLSDFWVIVLTHGVHVMFGLLWMLTMLVQVAREGFTENVVYRLLNLKIFWLFQAVIWVCVFTLVYLMGSTSIATL; encoded by the coding sequence ATGAGCACGCATCACAACCCCGCCGTTCAGAACGATGACGCCATGTGGCAATACGAGGATCACCCGCACGATGTCATCGGCACCCGTACCCTCGGTTTCTGGCTCTACATGATGAGCGACCTGATGATCTTCGCCGCGCTGTTCGCCACCTGCGGAATCTATGCCGACGGCATGCATTCCGCCGGCAGCTTTCAGCCCGGCCAGGTCATCGATCCCAACCTCGCGCTGTGGTCCAGCGGCCTGATCTTCGCCAGTGTACTGGCCTACGGTTACGCCATGGTGGCGCTGAAAAAGGCCAGCCGCAGCGGCGTTCTGCTCGGCCTCGGCATCGCCTTTCTGCTTGGCCTGGCCTTCCTCGGCATGGAGTGGCACGAGTTCAGCGGTCTTGCCCACATGGGCGCCATTCCGCAAAAAAGCGGCTTTCTGTCCGACTTCTGGGTCATCGTGCTGACCCACGGCGTGCATGTGATGTTCGGCCTGCTCTGGATGCTGACGATGCTCGTGCAGGTCGCCCGCGAAGGATTCACCGAAAACGTGGTCTATCGGCTGCTCAACCTCAAAATATTCTGGCTCTTTCAGGCAGTGATCTGGGTCTGCGTATTCACCCTGGTCTACCTCATGGGCTCGACCTCGATAGCCACCCTTTGA
- a CDS encoding dipeptide ABC transporter ATP-binding protein gives MSEPPLIAIDSLSIAYRRAKHWHRAVSDLTLRIAPGAAYGLVGESGCGKSTAAMALLRYLPRNGRIESGRITFDGQDLLALSAEQLRQLRGNRIGMVYQHPGSALNPALRIGRQIAEMYTTHRTLDRRDAHTAAIDMLGRLQIADPAQVAMLYPHELSGGMQQRVVIAMALATDPDLLILDEPTTALDATVQAEILDLFAALRREFSAALLFISHNLGVVRQVCDRIGVMYAGELVEEGPADGVFLRPRHPYTAALLACIPDTTGPALAGRVPLAHIPGLLPEPGTAIQGCRFRERCTLAQADCAVRRPPFVVTGEAQLSLCLHADTVPEPRAAQAANTVDVTAPERRPTLLQAHGLRLAYGDTTVLREINLELASGETFGLVGESGSGKTTLAKLLAGLLRPDAGALSLAGDTLANLAARRTRTQRRALQMVFQSPDGTLNPSHRVGSILKRAIKVLGKNADTAARLQALLLDTSLPDAVARRRPAALSGGQRQRVAIARAFAGQPELVILDEPTSALDVSVQATILNLLAELQREHGVSYLFITHDLAVVYHLAHRIGVMYLGELVEVGPTAQVFAPPYHPYTEALLAAAPRLHGDDRPAAPRLRGQNPGAANRPAGCAFHTRCPHSRAVCTDQAPPSRATGHGHTILCHIPLDELRGLQSERRD, from the coding sequence ATGAGCGAGCCACCCCTGATCGCGATCGACTCACTCTCCATCGCCTACCGTCGCGCCAAGCACTGGCATCGCGCGGTCAGCGACCTCACCCTCAGGATCGCCCCCGGCGCCGCCTATGGCCTGGTGGGCGAATCCGGCTGCGGGAAAAGCACCGCCGCGATGGCGCTGTTGCGCTACCTGCCGCGCAACGGACGGATTGAATCCGGCCGCATCACGTTCGACGGTCAGGATCTGCTCGCCCTGAGCGCGGAACAATTGCGCCAACTGCGCGGCAACCGCATCGGCATGGTCTACCAACACCCCGGCAGTGCGCTGAACCCCGCGCTGCGCATCGGCCGGCAGATTGCCGAGATGTACACCACGCACCGCACGCTTGACCGGCGCGACGCACACACGGCGGCCATCGACATGCTCGGGCGCCTGCAAATCGCAGACCCGGCGCAGGTCGCCATGCTCTACCCGCACGAACTCTCCGGCGGCATGCAGCAGCGCGTGGTGATCGCCATGGCGCTCGCCACCGACCCCGATCTGCTCATCCTCGATGAGCCGACCACCGCGCTCGACGCCACCGTACAGGCCGAAATTCTCGACCTGTTCGCCGCGCTGCGCCGCGAATTCAGCGCCGCGCTGCTGTTCATCAGCCACAACCTCGGCGTGGTGCGTCAGGTCTGCGACCGTATCGGCGTCATGTACGCCGGCGAGCTGGTCGAAGAAGGCCCGGCCGACGGCGTGTTCCTGCGTCCGCGCCACCCCTACACTGCCGCCCTGCTGGCCTGCATCCCCGACACCACCGGCCCGGCGCTGGCTGGCCGCGTACCGCTGGCGCACATTCCCGGCCTGCTCCCGGAACCCGGCACGGCTATTCAGGGCTGCCGCTTCCGCGAACGCTGCACGCTGGCGCAGGCCGATTGTGCCGTGCGCCGCCCCCCCTTCGTGGTCACCGGCGAGGCACAATTGAGCCTCTGCCTGCATGCCGACACGGTGCCTGAACCGCGCGCCGCGCAAGCGGCCAACACCGTCGACGTCACGGCACCAGAGCGCCGCCCAACGCTGCTGCAGGCGCACGGCCTGCGTCTCGCCTATGGCGACACCACCGTGCTGCGCGAGATCAACCTCGAACTCGCCAGTGGCGAGACCTTCGGCCTGGTGGGCGAATCCGGCAGCGGCAAGACCACGCTCGCCAAGCTGCTTGCTGGCCTGCTGCGCCCCGACGCCGGCGCACTGAGTCTGGCTGGCGACACGCTCGCCAACCTCGCCGCACGGCGCACGCGAACCCAACGCCGTGCGCTGCAGATGGTGTTCCAGTCGCCGGACGGGACGCTCAACCCGAGCCACCGCGTCGGCAGCATTCTCAAGCGTGCGATCAAAGTCCTCGGCAAAAACGCCGACACTGCCGCGCGGTTGCAGGCCTTGCTGCTTGATACCAGCCTACCGGACGCCGTCGCCCGCCGCCGACCGGCCGCGCTGTCCGGTGGACAGCGTCAGCGCGTCGCCATCGCCCGCGCCTTCGCCGGCCAGCCGGAGCTGGTCATTCTCGACGAACCCACCTCCGCGCTCGATGTCTCCGTGCAGGCCACCATCCTCAACCTGCTCGCCGAACTCCAGCGCGAACACGGCGTGTCCTACCTGTTCATCACCCACGACCTCGCCGTGGTCTATCACCTCGCTCACCGCATCGGCGTGATGTACCTCGGTGAACTGGTCGAGGTCGGCCCGACCGCGCAGGTCTTCGCCCCGCCCTATCACCCGTACACCGAAGCGTTGCTCGCCGCCGCGCCGCGGCTGCACGGTGACGACCGCCCCGCTGCGCCACGTCTGCGCGGGCAAAATCCCGGTGCCGCCAACAGGCCCGCCGGCTGCGCCTTCCACACTCGCTGCCCACACAGTCGCGCCGTGTGCACGGACCAGGCGCCACCGTCGCGCGCCACAGGTCATGGCCACACGATCCTCTGCCACATTCCGCTCGATGAACTGCGTGGCCTGCAGAGCGAACGTCGCGACTGA
- a CDS encoding ion channel has product MNQSADRNVRNALKKRFSLGYMARLRMLQSRVYRALRMNIWFPHAPIAVLVGLAGLAELLPALGSLTRLVSFVAVPAKDLKGFSQGFDTLAIHGVSLELIGGLLVLLSLGLLWRSRLAWVLTLLMTAATVGLQFVPHTTPHISIIAYNGALLVLLYLTRDSFQRASLATSTLFALLGVLLTVGYGVLGSYTLGAGFSPAITNVTDALYFTVVTLSTVGYGDITPHSTDARFFTMSLIVLGLAVFASALTAIAGPLINQRMINLLQPRKKPMKRKDHIIVVGDNSLARNAIKALSQRGIPVTAVWEQRPPEGMEVPEDLVIGDGGDSDVLRNADVTQARAVLALTEDDSENAFVALAARDANEHVRTVVAISDANNMSRVRHVRPDVVLALPVIGGELLAMALSGEEIKTDELLEQLLQLA; this is encoded by the coding sequence ATGAATCAATCTGCCGATCGTAATGTACGCAACGCACTGAAAAAACGCTTTTCGCTCGGGTATATGGCGCGTCTGCGCATGTTGCAGAGCCGGGTGTACCGGGCCTTGCGTATGAATATCTGGTTTCCGCATGCGCCGATCGCGGTGCTCGTGGGGCTGGCCGGATTGGCTGAACTGCTGCCCGCGCTCGGTTCCCTGACGCGGCTGGTTTCCTTCGTCGCGGTGCCGGCCAAGGATCTCAAGGGCTTTTCGCAGGGCTTCGATACCCTGGCGATCCACGGCGTGTCACTGGAGTTGATCGGCGGGTTGCTGGTGCTGCTCTCGCTGGGTCTGCTATGGCGTTCGCGGCTGGCCTGGGTGCTGACCTTGCTGATGACCGCGGCGACGGTCGGCCTGCAATTCGTCCCCCATACGACACCGCATATCAGCATCATCGCTTACAACGGCGCCTTGCTGGTGCTGCTGTATCTGACGCGAGACAGCTTCCAGCGCGCCAGCCTGGCTACGAGCACACTGTTCGCGCTGCTCGGCGTGTTGCTGACCGTGGGTTACGGCGTGCTCGGCAGTTACACGCTCGGCGCCGGGTTTTCACCGGCAATCACCAATGTCACGGATGCGCTGTATTTCACCGTGGTCACCTTGTCGACGGTCGGCTACGGCGATATTACGCCGCACTCGACGGACGCGCGGTTCTTCACCATGTCGCTGATCGTGCTCGGCCTGGCGGTATTCGCCAGCGCGCTGACCGCCATCGCCGGTCCGTTAATCAATCAGCGCATGATCAATCTGCTTCAACCCAGGAAAAAACCGATGAAACGCAAGGATCACATCATCGTGGTAGGCGACAACTCGCTGGCACGTAACGCCATCAAGGCGCTGAGCCAGCGCGGGATTCCCGTCACGGCTGTCTGGGAGCAGCGGCCGCCCGAAGGCATGGAGGTGCCGGAGGATCTGGTGATCGGCGATGGCGGCGACAGCGACGTGTTGCGCAATGCCGACGTGACTCAGGCGCGCGCGGTACTGGCGCTCACCGAGGACGATTCCGAGAACGCTTTCGTCGCGCTGGCCGCCAGGGATGCCAACGAACATGTGCGCACCGTGGTGGCGATCAGCGATGCGAACAACATGAGCCGGGTGCGCCACGTGCGCCCCGACGTGGTGCTGGCCCTGCCGGTGATCGGTGGCGAACTGCTGGCGATGGCCTTGAGCGGCGAAGAAATCAAGACCGACGAATTGTTGGAGCAGTTGTTGCAACTGGCTTGA
- a CDS encoding heme o synthase produces MNPLEIGRKGPAQELLGTAPPVAAPSLLKDLLTLAKAKVVSLLVFTAIVGELLAPDFWRHWPGALAGLAGIALAGGAGGVLNQLVEPVIDQHMRRTHLRPLANGRITRIGAMLYAAALFSAAVVILSIWTNPTTLLLTLLGTVGYGVVYTLYLKPGTPWNIVWGGIAGALPPLIGWTAVGAPIAPLPVLLVLLIFTWTPAHFWPLALYHREDYAKARIPMLPVTHGVERTRLEIVKYAFATVLVSVLPTLFGETGLLYGAVALASGLWYLSLAVKLRRMPVDRKMDQYARRVFGHSITYLFVLYAALIADHLLAMSGLL; encoded by the coding sequence ATGAACCCACTTGAAATCGGGCGCAAAGGCCCGGCGCAGGAACTGCTCGGCACCGCCCCGCCGGTCGCCGCCCCGAGCCTTCTCAAGGACCTCCTCACCCTGGCCAAGGCCAAGGTCGTCTCCCTGCTCGTGTTCACCGCCATCGTCGGCGAGCTGCTCGCGCCCGACTTCTGGCGGCACTGGCCCGGCGCCCTCGCCGGCCTCGCCGGCATCGCTCTGGCCGGCGGCGCCGGGGGCGTGCTCAATCAGCTGGTCGAGCCCGTTATCGATCAGCATATGCGCCGCACGCATCTGCGCCCCCTCGCCAACGGCCGCATCACCCGCATCGGCGCCATGCTCTACGCCGCCGCGCTGTTCAGCGCCGCGGTCGTGATCCTCAGCATCTGGACCAATCCGACCACGCTCCTGCTGACCCTGCTCGGCACCGTCGGCTACGGTGTGGTCTATACCCTGTATCTCAAACCCGGCACGCCCTGGAACATCGTCTGGGGCGGCATCGCCGGCGCCCTGCCCCCGCTGATCGGCTGGACTGCCGTCGGCGCCCCCATCGCGCCGCTGCCGGTGCTATTGGTGCTGTTGATCTTTACCTGGACGCCCGCGCACTTCTGGCCGCTCGCGCTCTATCACCGCGAGGATTACGCCAAGGCGCGCATCCCGATGCTGCCCGTCACCCACGGCGTGGAGCGCACCCGGCTGGAGATCGTCAAGTATGCCTTCGCCACCGTGCTGGTCAGCGTCCTGCCGACGCTGTTCGGCGAAACCGGCCTGCTCTATGGCGCCGTCGCCCTCGCCAGCGGTCTGTGGTATCTGAGCCTGGCCGTGAAACTGCGCCGCATGCCGGTCGATCGCAAAATGGACCAGTACGCACGGCGTGTCTTCGGCCACTCCATCACCTACCTGTTCGTGCTCTACGCCGCGCTCATCGCCGATCACCTGCTCGCCATGAGCGGTCTGTTGTGA
- a CDS encoding COX aromatic rich motif-containing protein, with amino-acid sequence MERKSFPSYLRYLAFLPLLLLGGCSGHNFWLLDPKGAVAKAELHYMILDVSFMAIVIVPTTFLLIWVVWRYRASRNATYKPKWSHSNTLELVVWGIPLVIVGALSYFSWEGIHQVNPYNPGAVNGASDLAAAHDAPLEVDVITTDWQWMFIYPKQHIAVANELVVPTGTKVHFRLTSTSVVNSFFIPQIVGQIYAMPGMRTKQALEVSYPGSYHGFSAAFSGPGFSWMDFKLKAVPPQQFAQWVKKIGQKNGGRLDYATFKQFAKPTVNVADKIDYYANVQPGLFAKVVNAVRAQKLHYVTPMSMTENMHSDIFRQHSN; translated from the coding sequence ATGGAACGAAAATCCTTTCCCAGTTATTTACGCTATCTGGCCTTCCTGCCTCTGTTACTGCTTGGAGGATGCAGTGGCCACAATTTCTGGTTACTCGATCCAAAAGGCGCGGTCGCGAAAGCCGAACTGCATTACATGATTCTCGATGTCTCATTCATGGCCATCGTCATCGTGCCGACGACCTTTTTGCTGATCTGGGTGGTATGGCGTTACCGCGCCTCGCGCAATGCCACCTACAAGCCCAAATGGTCGCATTCCAACACGCTTGAGCTCGTCGTCTGGGGCATCCCTCTCGTCATCGTAGGCGCGCTGTCCTACTTCTCCTGGGAGGGCATTCATCAGGTCAACCCCTATAATCCTGGGGCCGTCAACGGCGCCTCGGATTTGGCTGCCGCACATGACGCACCGCTCGAAGTGGACGTGATCACCACGGACTGGCAGTGGATGTTCATCTACCCGAAGCAGCACATCGCGGTGGCGAATGAACTGGTCGTCCCGACCGGCACCAAGGTTCACTTCCGGCTGACTTCCACCTCGGTGGTCAACAGCTTCTTCATTCCACAAATCGTCGGGCAGATTTACGCCATGCCGGGCATGCGTACCAAGCAGGCGCTGGAAGTGAGCTATCCCGGCTCCTATCACGGTTTTTCAGCCGCCTTCAGCGGCCCCGGTTTCTCCTGGATGGACTTCAAGTTAAAGGCGGTACCGCCGCAGCAATTCGCGCAGTGGGTGAAAAAAATCGGTCAGAAAAATGGCGGCAGGCTTGATTACGCTACGTTTAAGCAGTTTGCCAAACCCACGGTCAACGTCGCCGACAAGATCGACTACTACGCCAATGTTCAACCCGGGCTGTTCGCCAAGGTCGTCAACGCAGTCCGCGCGCAAAAGCTGCATTACGTCACGCCGATGTCGATGACGGAGAACATGCACTCGGACATTTTCCGCCAACATTCGAACTGA
- the corA gene encoding magnesium/cobalt transporter CorA gives MNTRNPLTTLAAVTRRLHSNRTSRAGLPPGTLLDEAPDIPAHTRLIHYGEQGAIQEEADATLERFKNVCAITDSAVSWMHVQGQPDRAFLEELGMRFDVHPLALEDIQSREQRPKLDDYDEHLFVVLNVPRWQDDDVVLEQFSLLLGEGYVISIHDSPNDISQVVRERLARGRSRLREHGADYLMYALMDLVVDQAFPVLESFGENIEQLEANLIVEPRREMLNTIQTGKRTLIRMRRQLWPTREVISRLARDVHDEPLMDDGLRPYLGDLYDHTVQLMELMDTYRDVVSGLMDIYLSSVNNRLSDIMRTLTVISVVFIPLTFITGLYGMNFAAFVTNPWTQPLLRWKYGYPFVWFVMLMIVVGMLGFFKRRGWIMQKQ, from the coding sequence ATGAATACACGTAATCCGCTGACCACTCTCGCGGCTGTCACCCGGCGTCTGCACAGCAATCGCACCTCCAGAGCGGGTCTGCCGCCGGGTACGTTGCTCGATGAAGCACCGGACATCCCGGCGCATACCCGGCTGATCCATTATGGCGAACAGGGCGCCATTCAGGAGGAGGCGGACGCCACCCTGGAACGGTTCAAAAATGTCTGTGCCATAACGGACAGCGCCGTCAGCTGGATGCACGTGCAGGGTCAGCCGGATAGGGCGTTTCTGGAAGAATTGGGGATGCGTTTCGATGTTCATCCCCTGGCGCTGGAGGACATTCAGTCGCGCGAGCAGCGCCCGAAACTGGACGATTACGACGAGCATTTGTTCGTGGTGCTCAACGTCCCGCGTTGGCAGGACGATGATGTGGTGCTCGAACAGTTCAGTCTGTTGCTGGGCGAGGGCTACGTCATCAGCATTCATGATTCCCCGAACGACATCAGTCAGGTGGTGCGCGAGCGTCTGGCGCGAGGGCGTTCGCGTCTGCGCGAGCATGGCGCTGACTATCTCATGTATGCGCTGATGGATTTGGTGGTCGATCAGGCATTTCCGGTGTTGGAGAGCTTCGGCGAGAATATCGAACAGCTCGAAGCGAATCTGATCGTCGAGCCGCGCCGCGAGATGCTCAACACGATCCAGACCGGCAAGCGGACCCTGATCCGGATGCGCCGGCAACTGTGGCCGACACGCGAGGTGATTTCACGTCTCGCGCGCGACGTGCATGATGAACCCCTCATGGACGATGGCTTGCGACCGTATCTGGGCGATCTGTACGACCACACGGTGCAACTGATGGAGTTGATGGACACCTATCGCGATGTGGTCTCGGGCCTGATGGATATATATCTGTCGAGCGTCAATAACCGTTTGAGCGACATCATGCGCACGCTCACGGTGATCTCTGTAGTTTTCATTCCGTTGACTTTCATTACGGGGCTGTACGGCATGAATTTCGCGGCATTCGTGACCAACCCCTGGACGCAGCCACTGTTGCGCTGGAAGTATGGTTACCCGTTCGTGTGGTTTGTGATGCTCATGATCGTGGTTGGAATGCTCGGGTTCTTCAAGCGCCGTGGCTGGATCATGCAGAAGCAATAA
- a CDS encoding MFS transporter — protein sequence MTPDSTVPDSATHPAHHDRLRVWRTALAAPGRYIRPWYGAYLLLGIVTAGMVPVLLPLMMVAISHQLSSVAYVMGVFDLGLLTSPLWGMFAERLKLYRSLFFLSFIIAAAAIGVFPLLHTMIGWMIAAFVLGAGSAGAGTLASLFIVDFAPQNEWEPRIGLLQSFNGAGQVVGLLLAAIFAHGQFDDGLWLAAVLLIPALMLGGIGLPIQRKARAADQHPHRMLDVRALAAFPHVNLPAGIGFHMNHFNLRGLRHLPDVIGTPFGRFILSWFMLALGVSGFFTYFPLMLEHGYGVNTHLTSSIYAVGAAIGITLFVLASRLATRFGSGKVYQFGLWLRLAGFVLLLLPYFMPVLPRLTLAIVGFFLIVIAWPLLSVAGTGLAARLATFSEGAAMGLFNASLALATVIGAFASGPIIAALGYRGLAWMGVIGLGLSIVTGLGLGRRQADAPQPAA from the coding sequence ATGACTCCCGACTCTACGGTGCCCGATTCCGCAACGCATCCCGCCCATCACGATCGCCTGCGCGTGTGGCGAACGGCGCTGGCCGCGCCGGGCCGCTATATCCGCCCCTGGTACGGCGCTTACCTGTTGCTGGGGATCGTGACCGCCGGCATGGTGCCGGTGTTGCTGCCACTGATGATGGTGGCGATTTCGCACCAACTGTCGAGCGTTGCCTATGTCATGGGCGTGTTCGATCTTGGTCTGCTGACATCGCCGCTCTGGGGCATGTTCGCCGAACGCCTGAAGCTGTATCGGAGTTTGTTCTTTTTATCCTTCATCATCGCGGCGGCCGCCATCGGCGTGTTTCCGCTGCTGCATACCATGATCGGCTGGATGATCGCCGCCTTCGTGCTCGGGGCAGGGTCCGCCGGCGCGGGAACCCTGGCATCGCTGTTCATCGTGGATTTTGCGCCGCAGAACGAATGGGAGCCGCGCATCGGTCTGTTACAGAGCTTCAACGGCGCAGGGCAGGTGGTCGGTCTGCTGCTGGCCGCCATTTTCGCCCATGGCCAGTTTGACGATGGCTTGTGGCTGGCGGCTGTACTGCTGATTCCGGCGCTGATGCTCGGTGGTATCGGGTTGCCGATACAGCGCAAAGCGCGCGCCGCTGACCAGCATCCGCACCGCATGCTGGATGTGCGTGCGCTGGCCGCATTCCCGCACGTCAATCTGCCCGCCGGTATCGGTTTCCACATGAATCATTTCAATCTGCGCGGCCTGCGGCACCTGCCCGATGTCATCGGCACGCCGTTCGGCCGGTTTATCCTGTCGTGGTTTATGCTCGCGCTGGGGGTATCGGGATTTTTCACCTATTTTCCCCTGATGCTGGAACACGGTTATGGCGTCAATACGCATTTGACCTCGTCGATTTACGCGGTCGGCGCCGCAATCGGCATCACGCTGTTCGTGCTCGCCAGCCGTCTGGCCACGCGCTTCGGCTCCGGCAAGGTGTATCAGTTCGGTCTCTGGCTGCGGCTGGCCGGTTTCGTGCTGCTGCTCCTGCCGTACTTCATGCCGGTTCTGCCGCGGCTGACGCTGGCTATTGTCGGCTTTTTCCTCATCGTCATTGCCTGGCCTCTGCTCAGCGTTGCCGGCACCGGGCTGGCGGCGCGCCTGGCTACTTTCAGCGAGGGTGCGGCGATGGGGCTGTTCAACGCTTCGCTGGCGCTGGCCACCGTGATCGGCGCGTTTGCCAGTGGCCCGATCATCGCTGCGCTCGGCTATCGGGGGCTGGCCTGGATGGGGGTCATCGGCCTGGGATTGTCGATCGTGACCGGGTTGGGCCTGGGGCGTCGGCAAGCGGACGCACCGCAACCGGCGGCGTGA